GAAAGTAAAGTAGATGTAGTGAAAGTTTCAATGACTTTGTGTTTATCATTTGATTTTCAGAACACCACCTGATAAGATGAAAAGGTGCAGACCATACTACTGTACTTTTAGGTTCATAAATTCCAGTGTAACTATTCAAATAAACTCTACGAAAATACTTGCAGACTTtttttgtatgcatgtacattCTATGTGCCACCAAACAAGTGCTGCTGAGTTTGACAAGCCTACTagtgaaggggggggggagctTCTGTCCCGCATGTACATTTTATGTGCCaacaaacaagaactacagCTTTTGACACTGCTAGCCTCTTTATACTAGCCGAGTAAGGAAGAAGGGAAGTCTCTATCCCATACATTAATTTCGTTACAAGGATTTCCATGCATCTTACTTTAACTTAGAATTATGTCCTGTGCCTCGTggcacattgggcagcaagCTGTCCCCATGATTCAGTACGTTTTTTCATGCATCTACTCCACCTAAAACCTCGTGCTATTTCACAGAGCGTGTACTAAGCTGTTTTGTCCACACTGTGCACAGACCACAGTGATCAAACTTCTCTCCAACTGGAACATGTTTGGCCACGTGTTAGTCCAGGAGAACCGAATACTAACACAGGTCACACTTGACTTGTACGTGTGGCGTTTCGTCTGACTGCATTTTCATGTGTCTGGAAAGGGAAGACCTGTAATCtgtcctgaacccacactccttacacatgaaaatgaaatgtttcttACCAGAGTGTTTAGACATATGGGTAATTAAGTCTGGTTTCCAATCTGTgcaatagtcgcactggtcacactggtACGGCTTCTCTCTTGTATGTTTCTTCATATGACTCGATAGGGTAGACCTATCAGCTGTCCTGAAttcacactctccacacatgtagggtttctcaccagtgtgtttagccatgtggaGAATCAATTCCCTTTTTCTAGCTGTTCTGTagccacactggtcacactggtacggcttctctcctgtatgtatCTTCATATGTCTTGATAAGGCAGATTTgtaagctgtcctgtacccgcactccccacacatgtagggcttctcatcAGTGTGTTTTGCCTTGTGTATGTCCAACTCGCCTTTACTTGCTGTGCagtagtcacactgatcacacttgtagggtttctcaccggtatgtatCTTCATATGTCTTGAAAGGTAAGACCTGTAAGCTGTCCTATAACCGcattctccacacatgtagggtttttcaccagtgtgtttagccatgtgggAAATCAAGTCTCCTTTTCTAGCTGTtctgtagtcacactggtcacactggtACGGCTTCTCTCCCGTATGTATCTTCATATGACTTGATAAGGCAGATTTGTAAGCTGTCCCAaagccacactcctcacacatgtagggtttctcatcggTGTGATTAACCATGTGAAGTTTCAGGTTCTCTTTCCGAGCTGTACAAAAACTACACTGGTCACACTGGTACGGCTTCTCTCCGGTATGTATCTTCATATGACTTGATAGTTTTGACCTGTTAGTTGTTCTGtactcacactccccacacttgtagggtttctcaccagtgtgtttagccaggTGGGTATTCAAACTTCCCTTCGTAACCGTGcaaaagtcacactggtcacacttgtacagaTTCTCTCCCGTATGTGTCTTCATATGACTGGCGAGGTGAGATTTGTAACCTGTTCTgaacccgcactctccacacatgtagggcttctcacctgtatgtttaaCCATGTGAATGTCTAGGCTACTTTTCCCGGCTGTGCggtagtcgcactggtcacacttgtatggcTTTTTTCCTGTGTGCATCTTAATGTGCTTGTTCAGCTTGGACTTCATACCTGTTCTGTATCCACACTGCagacacttgtagggtttctgaCCGTGTTTAGCCATGTGCTTGTCCAATTCCCCTTTCCAAGCCGTGCAGAAatcacacaggtcacacttgtacggtttctctcTTGTATGTGTCTTCATATGACTGGCTAGGTGAGATTTGTAACCTGCCCTGaacccgcactcctcacacaagTAGGGTTTGTCATCTGTACGTGTACGTTTAGCCATTCGTAGGTTCAGATTGCCTTTACCTGTCTACTGTCTGTGCTGTAGTTacactgttttgttttctgcttGTTCCTTTTCTTCTGTGTGTTTCCTTTTTCTACATGGAAAGGTTGGACCTATGagatggtttctcaccagtttGTTAACAGATCATCCACGTTGGACTAATCTTAACATCTCCCCTTCTCAGCTGTTTGCTTTCCAGTGACGTCATCCACTAATAGCGGGCTGTCGTGCTGCTCTGCAACTTGGGTTTGAGACCAACGGCTTACTGCCACATGGACCCTGTTGTGGAAAACATacatgcaagaaaaaaaaaggcattggATACAATCTTTTTCTCCataatttttctttctaataTGATGCAGTTGTCATTAAATCCTCACCAGAAGTGGAAAAGGTCCAGATGCAACAAAAATCTGAAAATCTATACATGAACAAACTAATTAAAGCCTTCAAAAACTGACAAATTTTCCCCACTGCCCATTCCcaagtagcctggatgccagactgttttcagggcCTTCATACAATCATAGGCTAGCACCTCAGCTCTAGGGCTAGGGGACAAAGGAATTGTACTTAAGTAATGTAACCAAGGCCCCTCTGAGTAAGGCCCTGAGGAAACTCAcaggagttggcctgtgtaggccctgaaaAAGTCCGAGATCCAGACTAGTAGTAAATCTCATTTGTGGTGAGCAAGGTTGGCATAAGCGGTCAACTATGATTTAGATGCTCTCTGATCTTAGCGTGCTGCCTACAAGTGAGAGTAGATTATGAGCAAACCTCAATCCGTTCAttcttagcctccgatgcagactcctcccggctgttttctttttcaagttacaattttatactattacattttttttcttattaccggccagcaataagaaaaatgtaatagtataaaactgtaacttgacaaagaaaacagccgggaggagtctgcatatCGGAGGCTAGACGGTGACCCCGATGGACCtcaagttataaaaacttgtcGGGACAAAGCAGGGCGCATGGTTACGGCGTGAGAACGTGGAGCCAGCGGTGAGTGCACCCTCCGCTGGGCGCGGACTTCACAAGTCCATGCCGATTGCCATGCACTAAGTGATTTTTAATTTCGTTTTGTGGCGCCGAGTGGACGCAGATGcgtcccggccagcaataagaaaaatgtaaatactataaaactgaaacttgaaaaagaaaacagccgggaggagtctgcatcggaggctagttcATTCTACAGTCGCATTAGAATAAGCCCGTCGACTAGGAACCTTTAATCTACTGGAAAAATGTAGTTGAATACAATGCATCAGATACAGCGGATTGAAATGTATACattcttgcccccctccccacaaacgGTCATACATGCGGATgcaaaaacatgtaaatatcTACGCAAATTCTATCGCGCAGATTGTCAAGTACGAACACAATCATTCACGTTAAACTAGAATAACTAGAGCAATTGTCTTGACTATCCAATTCTCACCTTTAACTGATCCTGGACAGAATACTATAAAAGTGGACAAAGAATTCGAACACATCAGAAGGTATCAAAATGGCGGATAgtaatgtcaaaggtcatagGTATTAGGGCAGGGCGATGGGGCATACCTGATTACCCCAATCTCACCCTGCAGAGCTCGAAATAGCAGTAAAGAATTAAGCTAAATGAAGATTTCTTTGTAGTTTTGTCATGATTACATGATGATGTCATGTAAAATGTAATGATTGTGGTTTCTTTTCGCTTGACTCGGTTCTCTGAATAGAAACCGCATGTTTAGCACGGGAGACTCGTTGTAAAGTATCaagcattgtatttgtatcgTATTTTTAGCAGTgagacaagtcattacactgggtcagccaaggcagctctcgctggtaaagGCTGGCCCACAAAATACAATTATTTAcctatatattgtttaccttatTTCAATTTAATGTAATGTATAATTATGTCATTACTGTCACTAATGCAGTAATGGAGGTCTTTTAAACAATACTAACTTTATTGCGAACTCATGCCCGAAGACTGATTGCAAGAATACATTgaaatgagataatgataataatgataaagtacacagtaatgaaataaacacaaagtaaaatttaAGTCGTCAATTGGAGATTCCACTAGTCAAACAGTTGCTATtggatttgatttcttttctgtgTGCAGTGGAATATGAAATTCCCTACGTTTTGGGAGGTATTATGTTAAATAAAAGTACTTGGATAATGAAATGTCAAATTAGGAAACTTGCGACTGAACTATTCTTAGAGTAAACACACAGGAAACTAATGGCCTGGCAAGTTTCTTTACTTCCATTCACAAAATTATTAATACGatgatcattcattcatccaatgAGTAATCTATGTTACAGTATTGTATGTAGTATGTCAGTAGTAAACGCCAGCATAATTTGGTTAAGGCATTGAAGCGGAAATCTACTTGTTTATTGATAACCCCATCTATACTTGACGTTGTTCTAGGTTCCTAGTTAGTTACCAGTTAAAATCCTctcacaccataaggtgtatagggcggtgcccatctccgtttcatagccctgagccacactgtggtgcaatcactggagcagggggctagtccgctggcaatggagtgtgtttaacttccatactgtttcataagtatgtaccatttctataaagtctttggtatgactcaatgcgcctcttgtccagagttCCCGGGgcttgaactcgggccttcttgTGCAAgtgatttgaaccagatgtggcaagtgaCAGGAGCGCTGACCACTTCACCACCGGGACACCCCGTTAGGTAGGAGGAAGTTACTATTGAAGTGGAGAATACTAATACAACAGACTTTCTCTTTATTCCTTACATCCTGGCGCACATAAGATTGGTGACTATGGAGAATTTAACATCCTCCCCTTGTACCTCCTTAAGCTCATAATCACAAATCACTTCAGTAAACGAGGAAACGCATTAACTTAGTGGTAATTTATTCATGTACGAGTTGTTTGTTAATTAGATTTACATTTATTCAGCGCTTAGGAATATACTTGTTTCCATacttttcattttcacatttttttttctttatttgttacatgtatcatctaCTTGTTACTTTTTAGCTGGTGATTTTCTGTTATCTTATTAATCAATCATTCGTTACACTAAGAAACATGGACAGAGACTCATTTAGACCTTACAATCACTGGTCTCCATCTTCTCCTACACAGTTCGGTAAACAtgactttttctttttaatattTGTGAAATAAAATCAAACTTGTAGCCACATATGCACATTTCACACAAGTATTTCCGTAAGTCCGCCCcacctactactagtagtatgaaTACATGCTTTCTCTCAGTAACAGTACCCTGGTTATCTTTCTTAGCATTGCACAAGCCAGCATTCACACCTGTACAACACCACTGTATACTATCAGTAACTAGAACATTCTTGATTTGAAGTAAGCCATGCATATATGCTGGTCCAGAAATCCTATGTGACTTACACTATTCACACTTGTACGGCTTTTCTAGTAAGTGTCTTTTCATGTGTGCGGAAAGTGAAGACCTATAATCTGTCCTaaacccgcactccccacacatgtagggtttctcactagtgtgtttgGCCATGTGTGTATCCAGGTGCTCCTTCCTAGCCGTgcagtagtcacactggtcacatttgtacgttTTTTCTCCTCTGTGTGTCTTCATATGTTTTGATAGGTTGGACCTGTAAACCGTCCTGAACCCACACTCTTCACAACTGTATGGTTTTTCACCCATGTGTTTAAGCATGTGTTTGTTCAAGTCCCCTTTTCTAGCTGTGCAGTAGTCACACTGGTTGCACTTGAGGGGCTTTCCCCCAGTATGTACATTCATATGACTTAATAAGTTAGACCTGTAAACCGTTCTGAACCCACACTCCCAACACATGTGTTTTTTCTTACCAGTGTGTTTTGCCTTATGCATGTCAAAGCTTGACTTTCTATCCGTGCAGTAGTTgcattggtcacacttgtacggcttcTCCCTTGGCAAGATGTGTGTCTTCATATGGCCTGCTAGCTGACACCTTTCTgctgccctgtacccgcacACTCCACACATGAAGGAGTTCTCACACGCACGTTTAACCACGCGCGTGTCTAATTTCCCTTTTCTAGCTGTGCTGTAGTCCTGCGGCTTCTTTCTTTTATGTACCATCGCCATGTGCTTGGTCAGGTTTCCCTGGTTATCTGTCGCGTATTCACACACCTTGCACGCGTAGGGGTTTAcaccggtgtgtttagccatgtgccTTACGAATTCCCTATGAAGCGCTGTGCAGTAGTCACAGAGACGGCACTTGTACGGCATTCTTTCTGGCGGTATCGCCTTGTGCAAGAAAGGGTTGGGCCTGACATATGGTTTCACACCAGAGTTTCTTAACAGACCATCCACGTTGGACTTTTCTATACATCTCCATCTTGTGACTGCTTGctttcctgtgacgtcatcTGTCAATAGCGGGCTGTTTTCCTCCATGAAAACTTCGGTGGGAGACCCACGGCTTGCTGTCATAGTTGACCTGCGGTGGAAAACATATACATATTGGTAAGAAAATGCCCTTTTAATACAAGAAGTGTGCATAAGATGCAAGAGACAGGAATTTCTTACCGGAGGGTTAAGGGAAAATGGTCTATATACCAGCCGGGGGTCTAGTCGCAGTAGAATGACATACAATCCGATGGTGccttataagctagttcggggTTGCTACTACGGATGTGCAGtgccaaaggtgaaggcccccggcttgctAATAGTGCTCgcctcgacattgtctagaattgcataacaacgtcccgacgggttttgtttacgtctcgggggccttcacctttgacactgcacatgcgtagtagcaactacGAACTAGCTTATATGGTTTGCAGTTTATAAAGTAGCCTCCATTGCTGGCCTCCCTGGCGACGCCGGCGATAATATTTTTgaggagcgctgattcgcgtgttttttttgttttgtttttttttctttctaacttATGGGGGGCAGGGTTTTTTTGCTGGGGAACCCGCATTGTATACCCGTATTGCTGGCGAACCCTGGTATGCCGCCACAGTTACTACTACTAC
The nucleotide sequence above comes from Branchiostoma lanceolatum isolate klBraLanc5 chromosome 14, klBraLanc5.hap2, whole genome shotgun sequence. Encoded proteins:
- the LOC136449213 gene encoding zinc finger protein 665-like — its product is MAKRTRTDDKPYLCEECGFRAGYKSHLASHMKTHTREKPYKCDLCDFCTAWKGELDKHMAKHGQKPYKCLQCGYRTGMKSKLNKHIKMHTGKKPYKCDQCDYRTAGKSSLDIHMVKHTGEKPYMCGECGFRTGYKSHLASHMKTHTGENLYKCDQCDFCTVTKGSLNTHLAKHTGEKPYKCGECEYRTTNRSKLSSHMKIHTGEKPYQCDQCSFCTARKENLKLHMVNHTDEKPYMCEECGFGTAYKSALSSHMKIHTGEKPYQCDQCDYRTARKGDLISHMAKHTGEKPYMCGECGYRTAYRSYLSRHMKIHTGEKPYKCDQCDYCTASKGELDIHKAKHTDEKPYMCGECGYRTAYKSALSRHMKIHTGEKPYQCDQCGYRTARKRELILHMAKHTGEKPYMCGECEFRTADRSTLSSHMKKHTREKPYQCDQCDYCTDWKPDLITHMSKHSGKKHFIFMCKECGFRTDYRSSLSRHMKMQSDETPHVQVKCDLC
- the LOC136449217 gene encoding zinc finger protein 665-like; the encoded protein is MTASRGSPTEVFMEENSPLLTDDVTGKQAVTRWRCIEKSNVDGLLRNSGVKPYVRPNPFLHKAIPPERMPYKCRLCDYCTALHREFVRHMAKHTGVNPYACKVCEYATDNQGNLTKHMAMVHKRKKPQDYSTARKGKLDTRVVKRACENSFMCGVCGYRAAERCQLAGHMKTHILPREKPYKCDQCNYCTDRKSSFDMHKAKHTGKKKHMCWECGFRTVYRSNLLSHMNVHTGGKPLKCNQCDYCTARKGDLNKHMLKHMGEKPYSCEECGFRTVYRSNLSKHMKTHRGEKTYKCDQCDYCTARKEHLDTHMAKHTSEKPYMCGECGFRTDYRSSLSAHMKRHLLEKPYKCE